The Deinococcus koreensis genome window below encodes:
- a CDS encoding winged helix-turn-helix domain-containing protein — MELQRVLSTPEELKKFADPTRMLLFRLLVGREGTLTQLGRALGLKPNLTLYHLRQLLELGLIEVVRHDDTGKHYRATALNVGISPTLRLRPEADPDSLTPPPSPAPPGGLPPLQERLHLADADRLALHAELAAVVARYAARQTPRADPCFVGVAVLSPLDGERGDP, encoded by the coding sequence ATGGAACTGCAGCGCGTCCTGAGCACGCCGGAGGAACTCAAAAAGTTCGCCGACCCCACCCGCATGCTGCTGTTCCGGCTGCTGGTCGGGCGCGAGGGCACCCTGACCCAGCTGGGCCGCGCGCTGGGCCTGAAGCCCAACCTGACGCTCTACCACCTTCGCCAACTGCTGGAGCTGGGGCTGATCGAGGTCGTGCGCCACGACGACACCGGCAAGCACTACCGCGCCACGGCGCTGAACGTGGGCATCTCGCCCACCCTGCGCCTGCGCCCGGAGGCCGACCCGGACAGCCTGACCCCGCCGCCCTCGCCCGCCCCGCCGGGGGGCCTGCCTCCCCTGCAGGAGCGCCTGCACCTCGCGGACGCCGACCGGCTGGCCCTGCACGCCGAACTGGCGGCGGTGGTGGCCCGCTACGCCGCCCGCCAGACCCCCCGGGCCGACCCCTGTTTCGTCGGCGTCGCCGTGCTCAGCCCGCTGGACGGCGAGAGAGGAGACCCATGA
- a CDS encoding BrnT family toxin produces MSFQWDDANEGHIARHGVEPAEAEDALSDPDAVPAFARPANDGEWRGALVGQTEDGRYLTVIFTYRADLIRVVTARDATDTEKRRYRR; encoded by the coding sequence ATGTCCTTCCAGTGGGATGACGCCAACGAAGGACATATCGCGCGGCACGGTGTCGAGCCCGCCGAGGCCGAAGACGCCCTGAGCGACCCGGACGCTGTCCCCGCCTTCGCGCGACCCGCCAACGATGGCGAATGGCGCGGCGCCCTGGTCGGGCAGACCGAAGACGGACGGTATCTGACCGTGATTTTCACCTACCGGGCAGACCTGATCCGTGTGGTCACCGCCCGCGACGCCACCGACACCGAAAAACGCCGTTACCGGAGGTAA
- a CDS encoding CopG family antitoxin: MTTLILINDPSDIPTFASEAEEAEFWATHELGDGLFDLAARNPEAADLLARLPKRSRHAGRQSKSTSLRLSADLERRLRHLAEVKGTSYQTLLKEFVLERVYEEEKRLKIV; encoded by the coding sequence ATGACCACACTCATCCTCATCAACGATCCCAGCGACATTCCGACCTTCGCCAGCGAGGCTGAGGAAGCCGAGTTCTGGGCCACCCACGAACTGGGCGATGGGCTGTTCGATCTGGCCGCCCGGAACCCTGAGGCTGCCGACCTGCTGGCCCGCCTGCCCAAGCGTTCACGCCACGCTGGCCGACAATCCAAGTCCACCAGCCTGCGCCTGAGCGCCGATCTGGAGCGGCGGCTGCGGCACCTGGCCGAAGTGAAGGGCACCTCGTACCAGACCCTGCTGAAAGAATTCGTGCTGGAGCGGGTCTATGAGGAAGAGAAGCGGCTGAAGATCGTGTAG
- a CDS encoding tetratricopeptide repeat protein — MTLPAELSDDLHAEVTRLCAEGDDLAEAEQFDAALATYQQALDLLPEPVDHWDATFWLYTAIGDAHFLRGSYEDAWQSFNRAQLIGPLDNAFIHLRIGQCAFELSDMRRAGNGLMGAYALAGPEIFDGEDPKYLSYLSTIALDIDTSALPPSA; from the coding sequence ATGACCCTTCCCGCAGAGCTGAGCGATGACCTTCATGCAGAAGTGACTCGGCTGTGTGCCGAAGGGGACGACCTTGCCGAAGCGGAGCAGTTCGACGCCGCTCTTGCCACCTACCAGCAGGCGCTCGACCTCCTGCCGGAACCCGTTGACCATTGGGACGCGACCTTCTGGCTCTACACCGCGATAGGGGACGCCCACTTTCTGAGGGGTAGCTACGAGGATGCCTGGCAGAGCTTCAATCGGGCTCAGCTGATTGGCCCGCTGGACAACGCATTCATCCACCTCCGCATAGGGCAATGCGCCTTCGAGTTGAGCGATATGCGCCGGGCAGGCAACGGGCTCATGGGTGCCTACGCCCTGGCCGGGCCGGAGATCTTTGATGGAGAAGATCCCAAGTACCTGAGCTATCTCTCGACCATTGCCCTGGACATAGACACGTCTGCCCTTCCTCCCTCTGCATAG
- the carB gene encoding carbamoyl-phosphate synthase large subunit, whose translation MPKRTDLKTILILGSGPIQIGQAAEFDYSGTQALKALKSEGYRVVLVNSNPATIMTDPDLADATYLEPLTPEFVRKVIEKERPDALLPTLGGQTALNLAMDLNASGTLAEFGVELIGANAEAIHKGEDREAFQAAMKKIGIATAKGRMVHSMDEAVEYQKEIGLPIVIRPSFTLGGTGGGIAHTYEEFLAITEGGLRDSPVTSVLLEESILGWKEYELEVMRDTADTVVIITSIENFDPMGVHTGDSITVAPAQTLSDVEYQRLRDMSLAIIREIGVDTGGSNIQFAVNPKDGRVIVIEMNPRVSRSSALASKATGFPIAKIAALLAVGYHLDELTNDITRVTPASFEPSIDYVVTKIPRFAFEKFPGTSDALGTQMRSVGEVMAIGRTFKESLQKAMRSVESDVRGAFAAMSVEELRGLLYGNPRRLEAVLELLRRDETVADLHEATKIDPWFLCQLKEIIDAEREILELGPIAEWKYEIWREVKRLGFSDARLGEIVGLSASSASVSASGTAPESATPAPDASMAATHSVRDGKAPSTAMSELEVRGIRKAARATPVYKTVDTCAAEFEAHTPYHYSTYEWEDEVRPTDKPKVMILGSGPNRIGQGVEFDYATVHAVWALQEAGFETIMVNSNPETVSTDYDTADRLYFEPLTFEDVMNIVEHEQPIGVIVQLGGQTPLKLAKRLADAGAPIIGTSPETIHEAEDRASFNALCERLSLPQPLGKVAQTPDQAAALAEELGFPLMARPSYVLGGRAMRTVRSMAELTTYLSEVYAAVEGQPSILLDQFLEGALELDVDTLCDGNRAVVMGIMEHVEAAGIHSGDSACILPPVSLSPELLARVKADTERLALELGVRGLMNVQWAVKDDVAYILEANPRASRTVPFVSKAVNHPLAKSAARIAVGHTLDQIGVHDTPVPLMYSVKEVHLPFLKFAGVSPVLGPEMKSTGESMGIDADPYLAFYRAQLGAKSNLPTGGTALLLGEGLDDVAAALEGAGLSVLREQDGDTLPALLIDVTGSKLLRTALERGVPIVSTREAAEWTAKAIAAAKGQVLGVKSLQEWVR comes from the coding sequence ATGCCCAAGCGTACTGATCTGAAAACCATCCTGATTCTCGGCAGCGGCCCCATCCAGATCGGGCAGGCGGCCGAGTTCGACTATTCGGGCACGCAGGCGCTCAAGGCCCTGAAAAGCGAGGGCTACCGCGTGGTGCTGGTGAACTCCAACCCGGCCACGATCATGACCGACCCCGATCTGGCCGACGCGACGTACCTGGAGCCGCTGACGCCCGAGTTCGTGCGCAAGGTGATCGAGAAGGAGCGTCCCGACGCGCTGCTGCCCACGCTGGGCGGCCAGACCGCGCTGAACCTGGCGATGGATCTGAACGCCAGCGGCACGCTTGCCGAATTCGGCGTGGAGCTGATCGGCGCGAATGCCGAGGCGATCCACAAGGGCGAAGACCGCGAAGCTTTCCAGGCGGCTATGAAGAAGATCGGTATCGCCACCGCCAAGGGCCGGATGGTGCACTCCATGGACGAAGCCGTGGAGTATCAGAAGGAGATCGGCCTGCCCATCGTGATCCGGCCCTCCTTCACGCTGGGGGGCACGGGCGGCGGCATCGCGCACACCTACGAGGAGTTCCTGGCGATCACCGAGGGCGGCCTGCGCGACTCGCCGGTCACCTCCGTGCTGCTGGAAGAGAGCATCCTGGGCTGGAAGGAATACGAGCTGGAGGTCATGCGCGACACCGCCGACACGGTGGTCATCATCACCTCCATCGAGAACTTCGACCCGATGGGGGTGCATACCGGCGACAGCATTACCGTGGCCCCGGCACAGACCCTGAGCGACGTGGAATACCAGCGGCTGCGCGACATGAGCCTCGCCATCATCCGCGAGATCGGGGTGGACACGGGAGGCAGCAACATCCAGTTCGCGGTGAACCCCAAAGACGGGCGCGTGATCGTGATCGAGATGAACCCGCGCGTGAGCCGCTCCTCTGCCCTGGCGAGCAAGGCCACCGGCTTCCCCATCGCCAAGATCGCCGCGCTGCTGGCGGTCGGGTACCACCTCGACGAGCTGACGAACGACATCACCCGCGTCACCCCGGCCTCCTTCGAGCCCTCCATCGACTACGTGGTCACCAAGATCCCGCGCTTCGCCTTCGAGAAGTTCCCCGGTACGTCCGACGCGCTGGGCACGCAGATGCGGAGCGTGGGCGAGGTCATGGCGATCGGGCGCACCTTCAAGGAGAGCCTGCAGAAGGCCATGCGCTCGGTGGAGTCCGACGTGCGCGGGGCCTTCGCCGCCATGAGCGTGGAGGAACTGCGCGGCCTGCTGTACGGTAATCCGCGCCGCCTGGAAGCCGTGCTGGAGCTGCTGCGCCGCGACGAGACGGTGGCCGACCTGCACGAGGCCACGAAGATCGACCCCTGGTTCCTGTGCCAGCTGAAGGAGATCATCGACGCCGAGCGCGAGATCCTGGAACTGGGGCCGATAGCAGAGTGGAAGTACGAGATCTGGCGCGAGGTCAAACGCCTGGGGTTCAGTGACGCGCGGCTGGGCGAGATCGTGGGGCTGAGCGCGTCGTCCGCTTCCGTGTCCGCCTCCGGAACAGCGCCGGAGTCAGCCACTCCAGCTCCCGACGCTTCCATGGCGGCGACTCACTCCGTTCGGGACGGGAAGGCACCGTCCACCGCTATGAGCGAGCTAGAGGTACGCGGCATCAGAAAGGCCGCCCGCGCCACGCCGGTCTATAAAACCGTGGACACCTGCGCCGCCGAGTTCGAGGCGCACACGCCGTACCACTACTCGACCTACGAGTGGGAGGACGAGGTGCGGCCCACCGACAAACCCAAGGTCATGATCCTGGGCTCCGGCCCCAACCGCATCGGGCAGGGCGTGGAGTTCGACTACGCCACGGTGCACGCCGTCTGGGCGCTGCAGGAGGCGGGCTTTGAAACCATCATGGTGAACTCGAACCCCGAGACGGTCTCCACGGACTACGATACCGCCGACCGCCTGTACTTCGAGCCGCTGACCTTCGAGGACGTGATGAACATCGTCGAGCACGAGCAGCCCATCGGCGTGATCGTGCAGCTCGGCGGGCAGACGCCGCTGAAGCTGGCCAAGCGGCTGGCCGACGCTGGCGCCCCGATCATCGGCACCAGCCCCGAGACGATCCATGAGGCCGAAGACCGCGCGAGCTTCAACGCCCTGTGCGAGCGCCTAAGCCTGCCGCAGCCGCTGGGCAAGGTCGCGCAGACGCCCGATCAGGCCGCCGCGCTGGCCGAAGAACTGGGCTTTCCGCTGATGGCCCGGCCCTCCTACGTGCTGGGGGGCCGCGCCATGCGCACCGTGCGGAGCATGGCCGAGCTGACCACGTACCTCTCGGAAGTCTACGCCGCCGTGGAAGGGCAGCCGAGCATCCTGCTGGATCAGTTTCTGGAAGGGGCGCTGGAGCTGGACGTGGATACGCTGTGCGACGGGAACAGAGCGGTCGTCATGGGCATCATGGAGCATGTCGAGGCCGCCGGCATCCACAGCGGCGACTCGGCCTGTATCCTGCCGCCGGTCAGCCTGAGCCCCGAACTGCTGGCCCGCGTGAAGGCGGACACCGAACGCCTCGCGCTTGAGCTGGGCGTGCGCGGCCTGATGAACGTGCAGTGGGCGGTCAAGGACGACGTGGCGTACATCCTGGAGGCCAACCCGCGCGCCAGCCGCACGGTGCCCTTCGTGTCCAAGGCCGTGAACCACCCCCTCGCCAAGAGCGCCGCCCGGATTGCCGTGGGGCACACGCTGGATCAGATCGGCGTGCATGACACGCCCGTGCCCCTCATGTACTCGGTCAAGGAAGTGCACCTGCCGTTCCTGAAGTTCGCGGGCGTGAGCCCCGTGCTGGGCCCAGAGATGAAGAGCACCGGCGAGAGCATGGGCATCGACGCCGACCCGTACCTGGCCTTTTACCGGGCGCAGCTGGGGGCCAAGAGCAACCTGCCCACGGGGGGCACCGCCTTATTACTGGGCGAAGGATTGGATGACGTGGCCGCCGCGTTGGAAGGCGCTGGACTGAGCGTGCTCCGGGAGCAGGACGGCGATACACTGCCCGCACTGCTGATCGACGTGACGGGCTCGAAGCTGCTCCGCACCGCCCTGGAACGCGGCGTGCCGATCGTGAGCACGAGGGAGGCCGCCGAGTGGACGGCGAAGGCGATTGCCGCCGCGAAGGGACAGGTGCTGGGAGTGAAGAGCTTGCAGGAGTGGGTTAGATAG